Proteins co-encoded in one Paracoccus sp. MBLB3053 genomic window:
- a CDS encoding ribbon-helix-helix protein, CopG family → MCTKLAPCRIGGAVTGFTQGSDQRRGAADAAATGVDAAKLKRAKTRRIRDSGATTTSGKAVTVRLSPEELEALARLQLRMGASSRSDALRSVLRASVGMLEFPPEEAAKLGEIKSELHKIGVNVNQIALAANRGRVDLARAEWQVLNELRLALPKLRTWLNAVVEEQRRRGVRLFRSYSERADG, encoded by the coding sequence ATGTGTACAAAGCTCGCGCCCTGCCGGATCGGAGGGGCAGTGACGGGTTTCACGCAGGGCTCAGATCAAAGGCGAGGGGCGGCAGATGCCGCCGCCACTGGGGTGGACGCCGCCAAGCTGAAGCGGGCCAAGACCCGGCGCATCCGGGACTCCGGGGCGACCACGACCTCGGGCAAGGCGGTGACGGTGCGGCTCTCACCGGAGGAACTCGAGGCGCTGGCGCGGTTGCAGTTGCGGATGGGGGCCAGCTCGCGCTCGGATGCCCTGCGCTCGGTGCTGCGGGCCAGTGTCGGCATGCTGGAATTCCCGCCCGAGGAGGCCGCGAAGCTCGGCGAGATCAAATCCGAACTGCATAAGATCGGGGTGAATGTGAACCAGATTGCCCTGGCCGCCAATCGCGGCCGCGTCGATCTCGCCCGCGCCGAATGGCAGGTGCTGAACGAGCTGCGCCTCGCGCTGCCGAAGCTCCGGACCTGGCTCAATGCCGTGGTCGAGGAACAGCGCCGCCGCGGCGTGCGGCTGTTCCGCAGTTATTCGGAGCGTGCGGATGGC
- a CDS encoding nucleotide-binding protein: protein MQNGIRVITAMNRKGGCGKTTLIMGLASAAAERGESVTIFDTDESRSSWKWMERAKAQGHWNDLVRVIPTLSAAAVIAEITAIFAQPDQEHLILVDTFGGGSEAQDHLALISHLLIAPCMLSANNYEESLETGLWYIRLKSRVEDPGELPPFRVLLNRVPLSRSAAEHEIYEQVIRNMPVLGEVVMNRAMYTRLDGQGLLGEIRRSTRNPGVANHLATALQEMDEVLTELDRTIREEG from the coding sequence ATGCAGAACGGCATTCGTGTCATCACCGCGATGAACCGCAAGGGCGGCTGCGGCAAGACCACGCTGATCATGGGGCTGGCCTCGGCGGCGGCCGAGCGTGGCGAGAGCGTCACCATCTTCGACACCGATGAGAGCCGCAGCAGTTGGAAATGGATGGAGCGCGCCAAGGCGCAGGGCCATTGGAATGACCTGGTCCGGGTCATTCCGACACTTTCTGCGGCTGCGGTGATCGCTGAGATCACTGCGATCTTTGCCCAGCCCGATCAGGAACATCTCATTCTGGTCGACACTTTTGGCGGCGGCTCGGAGGCGCAGGATCATCTCGCGCTGATCTCGCATCTGCTGATCGCGCCCTGCATGCTCTCGGCGAATAACTACGAGGAAAGCCTCGAGACCGGGCTTTGGTATATCCGGCTCAAATCCCGCGTCGAGGATCCGGGCGAATTGCCGCCCTTCCGGGTGCTGCTCAATCGCGTACCGCTTTCCCGCTCGGCCGCCGAGCATGAGATCTATGAGCAGGTGATCCGCAATATGCCGGTGCTGGGCGAGGTGGTGATGAACCGGGCGATGTATACAAGGCTCGACGGTCAGGGGCTCTTGGGCGAGATCCGTAGGAGCACCAGAAACCCCGGCGTCGCCAACCATCTGGCGACCGCGCTGCAGGAAATGGACGAGGTCCTGACCGAGCTCGATCGCACCATCCGGGAGGAAGGGTAA